The genomic region CTGCCTCACCATTTTTGACAATATTCAACTTTTTTAATTCTGTTTCGGTTTTTTTCAAAAATAGATTATCTATCATATCAATTTTTTGAGTTATGTGTTTGGGAATAATGCTCCACAGAAGAGAAAGTCTTCTCCATACTTTTTCATCCGGGGTAAAAGCTATCACAGGCATTGAAGGTCTAAGTTTAGATATAAGCAATGCTGTAAATCCTGAGTGTGTGAAAACAACAATAGCTTTTGCTTCTATGTCCTGAGCTACTTTAACTGCACCTGAAGCAATCGCTTCAGGGAAATATTTACTTACCTTAAAGGCTGTTATAATTTTATCTGATAGATTTTTTTCAGTAAAACTTATAATGGAACTCATTGTCTTAACTGACTCAACAGGATATCTTCCAGTAGCTGTTTCTGCAGACAGCATCAGGGCATCTGTTCCATCAAGCACAGCATTTGCTACATCACTTGCTTCTGCTCTTGTTGGTCTTGAATGTTCTGTCATTGATTCCAGCATCTGGGTTGCTGTTATAACAATTTTTTTTCTCTGATTTGCAATATCTATAAGCATTTTTTGATAAAAGGGAACTTCTTCTGGAGGCAATTCAACACCAAGGTCTCCTCTTGCAACCATAATTCCCTCTGTAATATCAAGAATTTCATGAATGTTTTCAAGTGCTTCTCTTTTTTCTATTTTGGCAATCAATGGTGGCAGCGTAATATTTTGCTGCTTTGCCCATTTTTTAATTAATTCAATGTCATGGGCAGTCCTTACAAAGGATAAAGCAACGTAGTCAACATCAAGTTTGATTGCAAAGGCAAGATCAGATTTATCCTTTTCAGTAAATGAACCTATAGAAGTTCTTGTAAATGGAAGATTTACTCCCTTTCTTGACTTTAGAACTCCTCCTTCAATAACTCTACCAATCAATTTATCTTTTAGTTTTTCAATTATCTTGATTTTTAGTATTCCATCATCTATTAAAACATCCTCGCCAGGTTTAACATCTTCAAGTAGAAGAGGATAGGAAATGAAAATTCTTTTATTATTTGAAAATTCACTGCCAGGATAAATTTCTACTGTTTCTCCCTCCCGAAGCAGAACTTCATTATTTTCAACATCACTTATTCTGATTTTAATTCCCTGAAGGTCTCCGAGAATTGCTACTGCTTTTTTTAATTTTTTTGCTTCTTCGCGAATTGTCTTTACAACACTTTCAAACCATTCATAGTTTCCATGGGAAAAATTAAGCCTTGCCACATCCATTCCATTTTTTATCATCTGATGTATCCTTTTTCTATGTTCAGAAGAAGGTCCTATTGTGCAGACAATTTTGGCTTTTCTCATAAAATTAAAACACCTCAACTGTTGTATTTTTTTTTCTAATTCTCAGATGGTTTTGCCATCCCTGAAGCTTTTCTTTATAATCGGTTCTGTAATGGGCACCAACACTGTTTTTTCTCTCTAAAGCTGCCTCTGTAATTATTAAGCCAACCATTACCATATTTTTAAGCTCTATAGCATAGGGATCAATAAAAAATCTTCCAGCAAGTTCTTCATAAAATGGAATAATTTTAACTTTTGCTGTACTGAGGGATTCTCCACATCTTATTACACCTACCTTTTCCCACATTGTTTGTCTCAGTTGTTCTCTCATTTTGTTTATTTCTGCCCTATTTAGTCCCTCTATATGAGGCTCAAAATTAATGAAGCTGGATTTATCCTGTGAACCCTCAACGTATTGTATTGCTCCCCGTGCAGCACGATAACCATAAACAAGTCCTTCAAGAAGGCTATTGCTTGCAAGCCTATTAGCTCCGTGAACTCCTGTGCATGCTACTTCGCCTGCTGCAAATAATCCTTCAATATTTGTTCTGCCCCAGATATCTGTCTCAACTCCTCCCATTATAAAGTGGGCTGCTGGAGAGACAGGAATCCAATGTTTTGTTATGTCAAAATTGAATCTCAAACATGTTGAGTATATGTAGGGGAATCTTTTTTTAATAAAATCCTCATTAAGATGGGTCATATCAAGATATACATGTGTTGCCTGAGTCCTTACCATTTCAGATATTATAGACCTTGAAACAACATCTCTTGGTGCAAGCTCTCCAAGTGGATGATAATTTTTCATAAATTCTTCTCCGTAAATATTTCTCAAACGAGCGCCTTCTCCCCGCATAGCCTCACTTAAAAGAAAGGCAGGAATACCCTGAGCATAAAGTGCTGTTGGATGAAACTGGACAAATTCCATATCTTTTAAATAAGCACCTGCCCGAAACGCCATTGCCATTCCGTCTCCAGTGCAAACTTTTGGATTGGTTGTTCTTGCGTAAACCTGTCCTGCACCACCTGTGGCAAGCACAGTTGCCTTAGAAAAACATTTTATAATTTTGTCTCCCCTTAAAAGGAGTGCTCCATAACATCTGCCTTCTTCAACGATAAGATCAACAGCCATTGTAAATGAGGCTTTAGTAACTCTTTCTAAGGTTGAAACTTTGTTTATCAGAACTCTCTCTATTTCTCTTCCTGTTGAGTCTCCATGAGCATGAAGAATTCTTTTTCTTGAATGAGCTGCTTCTAAGGTAAAAGCAAGCTTAGAGCCTTCTTTGTCAAACTCAGCTCCCCAGTTAATAAGTTCTATAATTCTCTGAGGTCCTTCACTTACAAGGATTTTAACCGCTTCTTCATTGCATAATCCATCGCCAGCTTTGATTGTATCTTCAAAATGAATTCCTATCTCATCTTCATCGCTTAATGCAACAGCTACACCACCCTGAGCATACTCAGTGGAGCTCTCAGTGGGTAAATCCTTTGTTGCCACAATAACATTTCCATGACTGCCAAGTTCAATTGCTGCTCTAAGTCCTGCCACACCGCTTCCAATGATGAGATAGTCAGTATAAATTTTTTCAGACATACTAATCCTCAAAGGTTATTCTAAGCACTTCTTCAATTGATGTAATACCCTGCATCACTTTATATATTCCACTCTGTCTTAATGTTATCATTCCGAGTTTTACTGCTTCTTTTTTTATTTCTGATGCTGAAGCACCTGTTAAAATAAGCTCTTTTATTTCATCTTTAATGGGCATAACTTCATATAAAGCAACTCTTCCTGAGTATCCTGTTTTACTACAATTAGTGCAACCTTGTGGCCCATAAACTTTAATCTGCTCAATTTTGTCCTCCGGCAATCCTGCTTTAAGAAGGTATTCTTTTGAATGCTTTTCCTCTTTTTTACAATGGGGACACAATTTTCTTACAAGCCTCTGGGCTACAATCAGAATTACGGAAGAGGATATTAAAAAAGGCTCTATTCCCATATTTATAAGTCTTGTTATTGTGCTTGCAGCATCGTTTGTATGAAGTGTGCTAAGAACAAGATGCCCTGTAAGAGCTGCTTTTACTGCGATCTCTGCAGTTTCAAAATCTCTTATCTCACCCACCATTATGATGTCAGGGTCCTGCCTCAGGAATGCTCTAAGCGCGGATGCAAAGGTAAGCCCGACTTCCTCTTTTACCTGAACCTGATTTATTCCCGGGAAACTATACTCTACAGGGTCTTCAACGGTCATTATGTTAACCTCAGGCTTGTTAAGTTTCAACAATGCTGAGTAAAGGGTTGTTGTTTTCCCCGAACCTGTAGGTCCTGTGACAAGAATCATTCCATAGGGTTTGCTCAAAGCTTCAAGGAAAAAATCTAAGGATTTTTTTTCAAATCCAAGGCGTGTAAGGTCAAGCTGAAGAGAACCTTTTTCAAGTATTCTTAAGACAACCTTTTCTCCATGAATAACTGGAAGAGTTGATACTCTGAAGTCAACTTCTTTACCTGAAATTTTTAACTTGATTCTTCCATCCTGTGGAAGTCTTTTTTCAGAGATGTCAAGATGAGCCATTATTTTAAATCTTGTTGTTAGTGGTCCCTTTATTTGAGATGGAAGATTTAAGACATTATGAAGAACACCATCTATCCTGTATCTTACGAAGACTCCTTTTTCATAGGGTTCAATATGAATGTCAGATGCTCTCATTTTTAAAGCATCCAGAAGGATTTTATCAGCAAGTTTTATAATGGGAGCTTCTGGCTGTACAGTTTCCTCTTTTATCTCTGTTTCATCTTCAGCAGTTGCAGCAGCACTTTCTACTAAATTCACAAAAGCTTTCTCCTCAGTGTTGGTTTTAATTAAACTGTATATGAGTTCTGTTAATTCAGAGTTTTTTATAAGATAAACTTGTAGATTAAATCCAGTTAGGATGGATTTTATAAAATTTAAATTTGCTACTTCAGAAGTTGCTACTTTTATAGTGTTTTCTGTTTTGCTGAAGGGAATAAATTTATACTTTTTTATGAACTCCTCTGAAACTAACTTAAAAACGCTTTTGTCTATTGATTGAACAGTAAGATGAATCAGAGGATAGCCATATATTTCACTTAGTGCAGAGAAAATCTGGTCTTCAGAGGCATATCCTAAGCGAGTAAGAATTTCGCCAATCTTACTTTTTTCTGCTTTTTGAACTTTTAATGCATGAAGAAGCTGTTCCTCCGTGATAGTTCCTTTCTTAACCAGATATTCTCCTAAGGAAGTTATACCAACAATTCCCATTATAGTTTGATTTTAATAAAATTAAGTAAATTTTTCACTTCTTCCACTTTTGAAAATGCCATTATATGAATTCCATGACAGAGCTTTTGCTCCATTATATTTAGTATTAACTTTCCTGCAAGCTCAACTCCGAATTTTTCAACATCCTCATCCTTTAATCCCTCAATTTTATCTATTAACCAGCCCGGCACACTGACACCCGGAACTTTACTGTTAAGATAGTGTAACATTTTTTTACTTCTTATAATAACTATACCTGCAATTACCTTTGTATTGAATTTTCCTGCATGTTCCATAAATTTCTCAAGCAGTGCAGTTTCAAATATCATCTGTGTTTGAAAGAATTCTGCACCCATCTTAAGTTTTTGCTCAAATCTTTTTAGCTGAGGTATTAAAGGCTCCGCGTTAGGATTTACCACAGCACCATAAAAAAATTCTGTTTTCCCATTTAGTTTATTTCCATTCAGGTCAAATCCATTGTTAAGATTATTTACCAATTTCAAAAGGATTGAAGAATCTATATCATAAACAGGTTTTGCTTCTTTATGATCTCCCATGACAGGATGATCTCCTGTCATTACCAGAAGATTTCTGATCCCCAATGCATGTGCACCAAGAAGATCTGATTGAATGCCAATTCTGTTTCGGTCTCTGCATGTCATCTGAAGCACCGGTTCAAAACCTAAATCAAGAGAAATTTTACACGCAGCCAGAGAACACATTCTCATTTTACCAGATGGATTGTCAGTAAAATTTACAGCATCAACCAGCAACTTCAACTCCTGCAATTTATTTACCATTTGCGATATTTCAGTTCCCTTAGGTGGAGTTATTTCTACAGTGATTACAAAATCTCCATTTATTAACTTTTTCTTGAGATTGCTCAACTTACTTCTCCTTAAACATTCTTGGTGAGTTAGCCTTTGACCAGTCTTTTGGACCTAAAATATTTTCATAGAATTTTTCTATGAGCCCTCTTTTTTTAAGAATTTCGTAGGCAACAATCCATGCGCACTTTCTCAAAGGATTCACCTCACATTTACCATCTTTATATCCTCCACAGGGACCATTGAGCATTGATTTTGGACAGAGGGTGACAACGCAAACTCCTGTAATAGCAAGAAAACATTCACCACACGCACGGCATCTTTCCTCAAATTCTCTCAGTCTTCGCATGTTGCCAATAAAAAGTGTGTCATTTACTGGAATAACAGGTTTTTCTTCAAAAAGCTCTGTAATACTCTGAGTTCCAGCACCACAGGATAAAACCATTATGCATTGAGCTTCCTCAATATCCTGTCTGTATTGAGAAAGTTCTCTTTTTGTTCCCAGAATCTGACAGCCTGTTTTTGCAATCATCCAACCAGTTACTTTTTTATTATTGTTTTCAAGCCACTGTTTTAAATTTAAAATTGCCTCTTCACTGCCTGTCCCGCACAGGGTTGCACATTCCGAGCATCCTATGAGAAAAAATTTATCAAAATTTTCAATGTATTCTTCAATCTCTTTGAGGTCCTTTTTTCTGGTTATAATCATAGTAAACCTCGTTGAAGCTTAGTTGCATAGATTGTATTTTCCATTAGCATTGCTATTGTCATTGGTCCCACTCCTCCTGGAACAGGAGTTATGTAAGAAGCTTTTTCTTTTACCTCATTAAAAGCCACATCTCCTGCCACTTTTCCATCAGCTGTCACATTTATTCCAATGTCAATTACAACGGCACCTTCCTTTACCATTGAAGCATTAATGAACTTTTCTTTACCTATGGCAACGCATAAAATATCAGCTTTTTTTGTTATCTCACGAAGCTCTTTTGTTTTACTGTGGCAGACTGTAACTGTGGAGTTTCTTTTTAATAAAAGCAAAGAGAGAGGCTTACCCACTATAATACTTCTTCCAACAACAACAGCATTTTTACCTTCTAAATTGATTTTATATTCATCAAGCATTCTTAAAACTCCTTTTGGTGTGCACGGAATGAACAGAGGAGTATCCATTAAAAGTTTTCCAAGACAGTACGGAGTAAAGCCATCAACATCTTTAGAGGGATTTATTTTTTCTAAAATTTTTTGTTGATTTAGATGTTTTGGAAGAGGTAACTGAACCAGAATTCCATTTACCTGAGGATTATCATTTAATCCATCAATTATTTTAATCAGGTTTGCTTCATCAGTATTTTCAGGAAGTCTATAAACCAGGCTTTCAATGCCCAATTCCTTGCATGTTTTTTCTTTAAAAGAGACATACTTTTGACTGGCTTTATTCTCACCAACCAGCACAACAGCAAGGCATGGCTTAATACCTTGATCTTTCAGATTATGGACTTCTTTTTTCAATTCCTCTTTAATCTTACTGGCAAGCAGTTTCCCATCAATAATCTCTGCACTCATTTATTTATCCTTGTTTATTAATTCCAGAGCTTCCTGTCTTGTTGTCTGGTTTTTTCTAAAAATACCTCTAACAGCAGAGGTAGTTGTTTTTGCACCAGGTTTTTTTATTCCTCTCATGCTCATGCAAAGGTGCTCTGCTTCAATAACAACCATGCATCCCTTTGGCTTTAATTTTTCCATTATCAAATCTGCCAGTTCTTTGGTCAGTCTTTCCTGAACCTGGGGTTTTTTTGCTAAGTAATCCAGTGCCCGGGGAAGCTCACTCAATCCAACTATTCTGCCATCTGGAATATAGGCAATATGAGCATATCCAAAAAATGGTAAAAAATGATGTTCACAAACGGAGTAAAAAGGTATATCTTTTAAAAGAACCATTTCATCGTGTGTTGCTCCTTCAATGCATTTGAGCAATTCTTCCTCAGGAGGTTCAAGCCCTTTAAAGATTTCTTCACACATCCTTGCAATGCGCTCAGGAGTTTCAATAAGTCCCTCTCTTTCAGGATTTTCACCAATTCCCTCAAGAATAAGTCGGACGCCTTTTTTTATTTTTTCTCTGTCAAACACAGTTTATCACCCTTTCATCAGTTATTATTAAGTCAACTTTTACATCGTGTAATTCTACAGGTAATTTATCTATGATTTGCTCTTCATATGCCAATCCTGCTGCTATACCTTTTTTTCTACAAAGAAGCTTATCATAAAATCCTCCGCCATATCCAATTCTGAAGCAGTTTTTATCAAAAGCCAACCCGGGCACGGCAATAACTTCAACATCTTCAAGCTGAGCTTTTTGAGCATTACAGGGCTCAAGAATTGATTTATAACCCTTAGTCAGTTCAGAGCGTTCCTTTACCCAGTAGATTTCTAAAATTTTTTCCTTTACCTTAGGAAAAGCGGTTTTTATTGAGAGTTTTTTACAGTATTCAAAAATTCTCCATGTGTCAACCTCACTTCCAAAGGATGCATAAAGAAGTACAGATTTTATATGTCTTTCTTTCAAAAACTCAATGAATTTTAAAGCAATTTTTTCATCCTTTCTGGTTTTTAAATCTTGCGGAATTTTGTTTCTCAGCTCCAGCATTTTTTTCCTGACTTCTTTTTTCATAATTTAAAATTATACCATTAACAGGCTTTTTTATGGTATTATAAAGCTTTATGGAAGCCAGAGAAATCATAGAATTCACTGAAAAATTTTTAATGCCAACATATGCAAGATTTCCTGTTGTTTTAAGAAAGGGCAGGGGTGTAAGAGTATGGGATGTTAATGGAAAAGAATACATTGATTGTCTTGCTGGTATTGCTGTCAATGTGCTTGGACACTGTCCGAGAAAAGTCGTAATTGCAGTTCAAAAACAGGTGCAGAGATTGATACATGTATCAAATCTTTACTATACAGAGCCTCAGATAAAACTTGCAAAAATTTTAATTGAAAACTCCTTTGCAGACAGGGTTTTCTTCTGCAATTCTGGAACTGAAGCAAATGAGGGTGCTCTTAAACTTGCAAGAATATACATGAAAAATAAATTTGGTGAGCAGCGATACGAATTTATTGCAGCAGAAAATTCTTTTCATGGAAGAAGCTTTGGAAGTCTCAGTGTAACAGGACAGGAAAAATATCATCATGGATTTGAGCCATTGCTCCCTGGAGTAAAATTTGTTCCCTTTAATGATGCAGAAGCCATAGAAAAAGCAATTACAGAGAAAACCTGTGCTGTAATTCTTGAGCCGATTCAGGCAGAAGGAGGAGTTAACATTGCAGATAAGAGCTATCTTAAGAAAGTTCGGGAGATTTGTAATAAACATCAAATTCTTCTTATTCTTGATGAGGTTCAGACAGGAATTGGGCGAACAGGCAAACTATTTGCCTATGAACACTTTGAAATGCAACCTGACATAATGACTCTTGCAAAAGGTCTTGGGGGAGGAATACCTATTGGAGCAATACT from Thermodesulfovibrio sp. 3907-1M harbors:
- the pyk gene encoding pyruvate kinase; protein product: MRKAKIVCTIGPSSEHRKRIHQMIKNGMDVARLNFSHGNYEWFESVVKTIREEAKKLKKAVAILGDLQGIKIRISDVENNEVLLREGETVEIYPGSEFSNNKRIFISYPLLLEDVKPGEDVLIDDGILKIKIIEKLKDKLIGRVIEGGVLKSRKGVNLPFTRTSIGSFTEKDKSDLAFAIKLDVDYVALSFVRTAHDIELIKKWAKQQNITLPPLIAKIEKREALENIHEILDITEGIMVARGDLGVELPPEEVPFYQKMLIDIANQRKKIVITATQMLESMTEHSRPTRAEASDVANAVLDGTDALMLSAETATGRYPVESVKTMSSIISFTEKNLSDKIITAFKVSKYFPEAIASGAVKVAQDIEAKAIVVFTHSGFTALLISKLRPSMPVIAFTPDEKVWRRLSLLWSIIPKHITQKIDMIDNLFLKKTETELKKLNIVKNGEAVVFVASSPFLGNRNVVRLHKVGDPL
- the nadB gene encoding L-aspartate oxidase — protein: MSEKIYTDYLIIGSGVAGLRAAIELGSHGNVIVATKDLPTESSTEYAQGGVAVALSDEDEIGIHFEDTIKAGDGLCNEEAVKILVSEGPQRIIELINWGAEFDKEGSKLAFTLEAAHSRKRILHAHGDSTGREIERVLINKVSTLERVTKASFTMAVDLIVEEGRCYGALLLRGDKIIKCFSKATVLATGGAGQVYARTTNPKVCTGDGMAMAFRAGAYLKDMEFVQFHPTALYAQGIPAFLLSEAMRGEGARLRNIYGEEFMKNYHPLGELAPRDVVSRSIISEMVRTQATHVYLDMTHLNEDFIKKRFPYIYSTCLRFNFDITKHWIPVSPAAHFIMGGVETDIWGRTNIEGLFAAGEVACTGVHGANRLASNSLLEGLVYGYRAARGAIQYVEGSQDKSSFINFEPHIEGLNRAEINKMREQLRQTMWEKVGVIRCGESLSTAKVKIIPFYEELAGRFFIDPYAIELKNMVMVGLIITEAALERKNSVGAHYRTDYKEKLQGWQNHLRIRKKNTTVEVF
- the pilB gene encoding type IV-A pilus assembly ATPase PilB; amino-acid sequence: MGIVGITSLGEYLVKKGTITEEQLLHALKVQKAEKSKIGEILTRLGYASEDQIFSALSEIYGYPLIHLTVQSIDKSVFKLVSEEFIKKYKFIPFSKTENTIKVATSEVANLNFIKSILTGFNLQVYLIKNSELTELIYSLIKTNTEEKAFVNLVESAAATAEDETEIKEETVQPEAPIIKLADKILLDALKMRASDIHIEPYEKGVFVRYRIDGVLHNVLNLPSQIKGPLTTRFKIMAHLDISEKRLPQDGRIKLKISGKEVDFRVSTLPVIHGEKVVLRILEKGSLQLDLTRLGFEKKSLDFFLEALSKPYGMILVTGPTGSGKTTTLYSALLKLNKPEVNIMTVEDPVEYSFPGINQVQVKEEVGLTFASALRAFLRQDPDIIMVGEIRDFETAEIAVKAALTGHLVLSTLHTNDAASTITRLINMGIEPFLISSSVILIVAQRLVRKLCPHCKKEEKHSKEYLLKAGLPEDKIEQIKVYGPQGCTNCSKTGYSGRVALYEVMPIKDEIKELILTGASASEIKKEAVKLGMITLRQSGIYKVMQGITSIEEVLRITFED
- a CDS encoding methylenetetrahydrofolate reductase, with product MSNLKKKLINGDFVITVEITPPKGTEISQMVNKLQELKLLVDAVNFTDNPSGKMRMCSLAACKISLDLGFEPVLQMTCRDRNRIGIQSDLLGAHALGIRNLLVMTGDHPVMGDHKEAKPVYDIDSSILLKLVNNLNNGFDLNGNKLNGKTEFFYGAVVNPNAEPLIPQLKRFEQKLKMGAEFFQTQMIFETALLEKFMEHAGKFNTKVIAGIVIIRSKKMLHYLNSKVPGVSVPGWLIDKIEGLKDEDVEKFGVELAGKLILNIMEQKLCHGIHIMAFSKVEEVKNLLNFIKIKL
- a CDS encoding methylenetetrahydrofolate reductase C-terminal domain-containing protein — translated: MIITRKKDLKEIEEYIENFDKFFLIGCSECATLCGTGSEEAILNLKQWLENNNKKVTGWMIAKTGCQILGTKRELSQYRQDIEEAQCIMVLSCGAGTQSITELFEEKPVIPVNDTLFIGNMRRLREFEERCRACGECFLAITGVCVVTLCPKSMLNGPCGGYKDGKCEVNPLRKCAWIVAYEILKKRGLIEKFYENILGPKDWSKANSPRMFKEK
- the folD gene encoding bifunctional methylenetetrahydrofolate dehydrogenase/methenyltetrahydrofolate cyclohydrolase FolD, with translation MSAEIIDGKLLASKIKEELKKEVHNLKDQGIKPCLAVVLVGENKASQKYVSFKEKTCKELGIESLVYRLPENTDEANLIKIIDGLNDNPQVNGILVQLPLPKHLNQQKILEKINPSKDVDGFTPYCLGKLLMDTPLFIPCTPKGVLRMLDEYKINLEGKNAVVVGRSIIVGKPLSLLLLKRNSTVTVCHSKTKELREITKKADILCVAIGKEKFINASMVKEGAVVIDIGINVTADGKVAGDVAFNEVKEKASYITPVPGGVGPMTIAMLMENTIYATKLQRGLL
- the folE gene encoding GTP cyclohydrolase I FolE; the encoded protein is MFDREKIKKGVRLILEGIGENPEREGLIETPERIARMCEEIFKGLEPPEEELLKCIEGATHDEMVLLKDIPFYSVCEHHFLPFFGYAHIAYIPDGRIVGLSELPRALDYLAKKPQVQERLTKELADLIMEKLKPKGCMVVIEAEHLCMSMRGIKKPGAKTTTSAVRGIFRKNQTTRQEALELINKDK
- a CDS encoding 5-formyltetrahydrofolate cyclo-ligase; the protein is MKKEVRKKMLELRNKIPQDLKTRKDEKIALKFIEFLKERHIKSVLLYASFGSEVDTWRIFEYCKKLSIKTAFPKVKEKILEIYWVKERSELTKGYKSILEPCNAQKAQLEDVEVIAVPGLAFDKNCFRIGYGGGFYDKLLCRKKGIAAGLAYEEQIIDKLPVELHDVKVDLIITDERVINCV
- a CDS encoding acetylornithine transaminase, giving the protein MEAREIIEFTEKFLMPTYARFPVVLRKGRGVRVWDVNGKEYIDCLAGIAVNVLGHCPRKVVIAVQKQVQRLIHVSNLYYTEPQIKLAKILIENSFADRVFFCNSGTEANEGALKLARIYMKNKFGEQRYEFIAAENSFHGRSFGSLSVTGQEKYHHGFEPLLPGVKFVPFNDAEAIEKAITEKTCAVILEPIQAEGGVNIADKSYLKKVREICNKHQILLILDEVQTGIGRTGKLFAYEHFEMQPDIMTLAKGLGGGIPIGAILAREEIAQAFAPKTHASTFGGNPVACAAAVATLETLLEDGYLLDYCQRIAKYFMKKLSVLKEKYSEMIKEIRGMGLLIGIELTQNGAQIVKKCMEKGLLVGLAGDGSVIRFTPPLIIEKDDVDEAISIFDKALREVSQ